Within the Bacteroidota bacterium genome, the region CGCCGCGGAAGATGCAGCGCCGAGGCCCGACCAGGCACGCCTTGTGCGACGAAGAGTCCACGAGAACGCGCCCCTGCATTGACGACGACATGCTGCCGCTCCACCTTCTGACCTCGCTCCGTCTCCTGCCCCGAACCCTACCGCCTGCCACGCCGATGCTCCGCTTTGCCTGCGCTTCTGCTCCCCAACTCGACGCACTTTGCTCTACGGGACTGCCAGTTGGGACCCTGCTCTACCGCACGCGCGCCGAGGTTAAGGCCGACTGCCGGGAGCGTCACGCCGAGGCGAAGCGGCTCGTCGTTGTCGACACGGCAGAGCTGGCGGTGGACGAGACGGGAGCGCTGGCAGTCCCAGCGCCACCGGACCGGCTGCTCAACCTCGTCCCCTACCTCCCACCGCGTGAGGTGGTCGCAGCGGGCGGCCTGGTCGTCCGCAAGCATCGAGGCACTCCGGAGGTGCTGCTGATCCACCGGCGCGGGGTGTGGGACCTACCCAAAGGCAAGCAGGACGACGGCGAGACGGTTGCGGAGACCGCGCTCCGCGAAGTGCAGGAAGAGGTCGGCATCGAAACGCTGCGCGCACTTGGTGTCGCCGATGTGACGATGCACGGCTACGCCGAGAAGGGACGCTACCGGGTGAAGACGACCCACTGGTATTGGATGACGACCCCGCAAACC harbors:
- a CDS encoding NUDIX hydrolase → MLPLHLLTSLRLLPRTLPPATPMLRFACASAPQLDALCSTGLPVGTLLYRTRAEVKADCRERHAEAKRLVVVDTAELAVDETGALAVPAPPDRLLNLVPYLPPREVVAAGGLVVRKHRGTPEVLLIHRRGVWDLPKGKQDDGETVAETALREVQEEVGIETLRALGVADVTMHGYAEKGRYRVKTTHWYWMTTPQTAFVPEEREGIEQVAYVPWNEARAQLGYDTLRDLLDGLDPATILEA